The genomic interval CCATCTTGTGGATATGCTATCCTGCCGATGATGTACACGGGAGGCTGGGACCTGGCtgggcggctgctgctgcgctgCTAGTATACGAGACGACCCGACATGACCTGGCCAGCGCGCCTCCTCGCTAGATTCATGTCTCGCTGGCCAGTCTTTTCGTTTacgcttataaatcaaaattaaattttaaactttaaacttaaacttcattttcaaaaatttattatagtttatttttaatctttaattttagatgctaaaatacgtatataaaagtttatttataaattatttttatttataaatatattgtttgtatgtCCTCTTTAACCGTAGCGTTTAGTTattacacatttaaagtattaaacagtataattacaaaacataaaTCGTAGATTTTGCCTAGAaatcacgagacaaatcttttaagtctaattaatctatcattaacacatgttagttactatagcacttatagctgatctcacgattttccccataactgtgtaattagttttaatatttatgtatatttaatgtttcatttagatgtcacgctcaaagattcaatgtgatattttttagaaaagtttttagaaactaaaaagaACCTTACTACCACAAGCATGTTGCAGCAATCACAGTGGTCACCTACGTATACCAGACAGGCAGTACTGCAGTCAGTACATACGCAGCACATGAACGGTTCTTCAGCAGCAGCCTGCAGGCAGTACTGCGGTCTGCAGTTCATGTGCTAGTAAGGTACGACTGGCATTAGCCCTGAAATGATACTATCATCAAAGCAACCAGATGGAGTGATGCAAGCAGCAAAGCCCGCCCCAGCTTTAGAATAGCCGCGAACAGAGCAGAAACGCGAAAGCAGTGCGCTTTGCTTAGTCAGCCTTGCAATAGCTGTTTAGTGGAGCACTTAGGAGAAACCCTGCATCATCAGACATGTATGTAAAGCAAGATTctttttaagtaaaataaatagcaCCAATCTAACCCACTTTCAGAACCACTCAACAACGGGATTATAGTACTCCACCCCACCACTGAATAAGCGCAAAACGCAACGCACCAAAGCCAGACATGGTCTTTGCAACTTCTTGTCTTTGCCGCTAGGTTTTTCTGGCATTTTTCGACGACACTATAAACGGAGTCTTAGAGCGAGCTAAAGCAAACTGAAACGCGAAATacggaaaaaaagaaagctaaGCAAAACTAACTAGCCAAACTGCTGTCCAGTACCAGCCAAAGCAGCAGGATCTTGGGCCCATGCTGCCAGTTCCACAGATAGCGTTTTCCAGACCATCAGTTCCTTGGGACCATATGCCTGTTGAGTTCTTCGGGACCGTCTGTTCTTCCTGGCTAGCTAGGTAACATGGGGTATGTGATCTAGCTTAACCAGCTTTGACAGTGGTGCCGTTGGCGAGGACAGGTTTCTCAGTCGCTGCTGTTTGGGCGACCTTCGCTGCATAAGTAACAACTGGAGCTGTGCCGTTCTCTGCAGGAACCTTCAGTTCTCCATTGATGCCATTTGCCACCAATAGCTTTGGCTTCACGTTAGCGGTTTCCTGTTGTTTCTCTCCAGCGACAGAATTTGGAGCCCTGCTGTCCCAAACCTAAAATGATCGAACCAATCTTATAGTTATTAAACAGTGCATAACTGCAGCCATGCTGCACAGATTGATAATTGACAAGGTGCAGAACTATATACCTGCTTTTGGATCTGCTGTTGTTTCACCCTTTTTTCCTGCATCAACTTCTGGCGGTTCTCATAGAAGGCAAAATCATCCAAGATGGAGGTCTTACTGACATGCTCCTTGAATATCTTGAGCATTTGCATGCCTTGCTCAAGGTTTACCTGGATTTTTAGCAAGTGAATGAAATAAGACAATGTTTGGTACCACCTTTTTGAAAGTCAGTAGACTAAATAGGACAGCTATAAGGTACCTCTTGTGTGTCACGGCTATTGGTGACTGGCTTGTTCTCATTGTTCTCTAGGATGATGTGCTTGAGAATATTGTTGGGCACATCTTTGACAATGTGCCACTTGAGAGCGAGGGAACCATTCCACTTGTCTTGTTGCCAGTACTCTAAGGTCTTCTCAAAATCAACAGCACCAGTCATttcagcaacaccaacaaacTGACCACTAGTATTAACCTGCAGTTGAAAGCAACAAAGataaaatcagaaaaataaaaggcaaCCATGATtggcatttaaaataaatacaagatGCCAAGAACCATCTTAccgagaaaaacaaaaatatagggCATTTGGAGCTCTTAGCCTGAGCTTCCTGATAAGCAGCATCAAGCTTCTTGTTTCCATTAGTGGTGCTTGCCCACACATTGTACTTTATGCTCTTGTGGATATCATCTTCACTGTAAGACTTAATGATGAAGAACTTTGCATCATCATATTGGACAGGGAAGTCATCTCGGTTGAACTGTGTTCTGTCAGGTACATCAGTAGTGTTCTTGCCGTCACTTGGAGGAAGGCTCTGCCCTTTCACAGCAATAGTAACAGTATGGCCAAACAATTTCTGGTTCTTGAAACGGCCTGATCTAGGACCTCTGTTCAACTCAATTGTTCCATCCTGACTCTCGTTGCCAAAACCATAGTATCCATTACCACGGCCTCTTGGCTTGTACCTGTTATCCATACTAAGACCCCACCGACCATATAACCTGGAATCGTAACCGTTACTACCATAACCATTACTACCATAACCATTGGTTCCGTATGAAAGGCCAGTTTTGAATGAATTTCCATACTGGCTGTAAGACCGGGTGCTCGGGTACATCCTATTCGGATAAGTAGGAGCAGTTGATACTGTTGTAGTTGTTGGCCGCCTGTTATTCATTGCCTGCATACAGAAAATTAGAGAACTCAAATAATTCAGTGCATGAATAATATTCTTCACAATCAAGGCAATAGTGTATCAGGacaatgcatgcatatgaGGAAAAATGCAACGCAGCACACAATCAACATATTTTTGCAGGACTTACCGTCTGCTGAGGCGCAGGGCCCTTGTTTTGAGTCCTTGCAGAAGAGCCATTACTGAATGTTGAAGGCGACATGTGATTGGTTGTAGTTGTTCTCTGCTGTCCATTTGTATAAGCAGAACCATCATACCATGCAAAGTGTGCTCCTGTGCTGTCATACCCATATGTAGAGTCCAGGTACCCAGCAGAAGGAACTCCACCTAGCAAGGGTGCCCTATAAGTTCCATCAGGGGTCAGTGATGAATTTTGCTGGCTTGATCCAAGGGGTACAGTTCCACTGTTACTGTGAACAGTACCATTAGAAGCGCCATTTGTGGTTGTTTTAGCAGGATCTGCCTTAGCTGTTGGTTTTTCTGGATTGGCAGAAGGCTGCAGGTCACCTTGAGTGGTAGAAGGAACGGGTGTAGGAGGCTGGTAATACGAAGTTGGATACTGATAATGCTGTCCAAACATTTGGCCATCAACTGTTGGAACTGGGGAACTAGCAGGAGAGTATGCACCATAAGGTGCATACCCATATCCATAAATGTCTCCATATACTGCCTGTGAAATTTGAAAGGACGATCAGAATAGTTGATAGCACACCACGTAAAGATTCTCATGACAGTATATTTAGTGGCAGACAAATAGCACTGAACACAAAAGATTGATAGGGAAGCAATAGTGCACAGGGAATAAGCAATGAGGAAAATAGTGCACAGAGCATAAGCAATAAGAAAAAGAACCATACAGATAACAAAACCATAGCCAAATAGCCGAGTGCATAGCATTCCACTTATTGCATCCAACAAGACTCGACAAGACAGCTCCCAACAGACAATAATAGCAAATATCGACCATTTCTACATTAAGTATATGACACATGGTGAAATTTATGATCAGCAATATCCCCTGGAAAGCACATAGAATAATTATCAAAGGTTAACTTACTGGGGCAATCTCCACTCCATCTGGATTTACATATCTAGGATAATCATCCCACTCGCTCACGGAACCGTCGTAACCTGATAATTACAGCACAACTCTGTCAGAGTAGGACAAGCCAAACTTACATGAAAAGAAGCTAAATCCTAGAAATAACCACAGGGCCTATCAAACTAAGAAGTGGCATGACCGCTAACAAATAGGAAGGAACAAAAAAAGCATGCCAGATATTCAAAACAGCTGGGCTCAATTGTGCATGATGGCCACAAGAATCTATGCAGTTCTTCACCTCCATAGTAGTATGCCGGCAGGTAGAACATGTTGGGATCCATAAAATCTTGAAGCACAGGCGTGATGGACCGCTCAGGCGGGATTGACACGCTAAGAGGCTGGCTGGCTGCAGGCCCCTGCTGAATTAACAATCAGACATCAACAGAGAGATGTATTTAGAATCACATATCACCAGGAGAAAACCATGAACATACACGCAACATCAATCAAGGATCCATTTCTACTGTTTTATTATCAATACCTTCTTAGCACCGGCAGGCTCGGCGGTCGCATCCACCGCCTTGGGCTGCGAATCCAAAGACAACTTCTGCAGCAGATCCGTAGCTTCTTTCGACAGCAAGATGAATTAAGGAGTCACATGCTTCATCCAGATCCCAAAGTCTAATCTTTCAAACAAAAACCCTACCAAATACCGCACATATCCTACCTTATagcaataaaaaacaaataattctCCGGGTTTGCTATCAACGGAAAGCTAAATACAGTAAACACACACCGATCTGGGGGAACCGGGGAAGTCAACCCATAGCACGACCAGGCAGAGACCGCCGGGCGAAGGAGCCGGCAGGCGGCCGCCCTACAGCAAAGCACACCCACGACCCAAACCAAATCCCCCATCcacaaaaacctaaaaaagagaaaaccaCAACTCATAACCCCAAAAGGATACGAtccgcggcgggggcggcggcagcggctggGACCGaggcaggagcagcagcagcagccggcgccggcgcggcggccgggacctgaggcggcgcgacggcggccatggcTGGTGACGAGATCCCAAACAGAAACCAcccggagacggcggcggcggcggtagatCCGAcgaggcgagcgagcgcgcgcccggcccttctcctccctccctcccctccgaAGGATGGATGGGCAGCTAGATGCGGCGGGGGTAGAgccgagaggaggaggcggcggcggcgggagggggaCGGAGCGAGAGGCGGAGCCGGAGCAGCGAGGCGGCTAGCAACCGGCAGCGGAGTGTGAAGGGGAAAAGAGGAGGGTTTTGGGTGAGGGTGGAGGGGCTCATATACTAGTCCACTCGAGGATAGAAATGGAGCGGACCACTGGACCACGTCTCACTGGACGCCACGCGCTTTGGATTCCACTCCTCTCCAGTTTGCCCCCCtactgatatttttttcttttctttttcttcttccttgcaTTTCTTTCTGGtggattttttaatatttttttaaactggatttttaataatttttaaaacttttttattctttatcttTTGGAATAGGGTATCCCATGACGTGACAGGCACTGCAACGCTGCAGTGGCATTTAGATTTGGAGTAAGtcttttaaataaatagtattttagaaaaaaaattggaaatatAGGAATTATTCCTGGTGCTATTGGCTTGAACacttttctctgttttttctctctcgcttttgtttgtttttctggAGAATGGTTGATAAGCAAGTAAACTCAGGAATGTCATAATGACTTGTTTGGATGAGAtccattttcattttcctTATTTGGGGTGGTTTTTAGTTGCTTACTGGCTAAGTAAAAAATCTTGACATAttggtttctttgttttgacCTATCTATTATACACTATGTTATACACTATgggttttcttttcatttttcagaaaaaaagtcaaactacatatttacagACAAAAggtaatttacgaataaaacatTATATGTGCTCTTGGTGTTCTAACGACAGAGGTTACaagtaaactataataaaaaaactaaaaaacaactgttaaaaattcaaatttagcttataaacagaaacaaaagtaaaaaaaatatgttgtatatTGATGCACAGTAATAATTTTAATGAATAAGAAAGCACAACAGTGAGCTGGTAAAGTCGTGCTTTGTCACTGTTTAAATCTTGGTAGCTGTAGATATTACACATATAGTTGGGCTTTCAATACAGTGAAATCAAGTGTGCGCCGTTGGTTTCTATTTTTAACATATGTAATGGGTGTGACCGTGTGAGTGAGTCTGTGAGTGTGG from Oryza brachyantha chromosome 3, ObraRS2, whole genome shotgun sequence carries:
- the LOC102715747 gene encoding YTH domain-containing protein ECT4-like isoform X2; the encoded protein is MAAVAPPQVPAAAPAPAAAAAPASVPAAAAAPAADQATDLLQKLSLDSQPKAVDATAEPAGAKKGPAASQPLSVSIPPERSITPVLQDFMDPNMFYLPAYYYGGYDGSVSEWDDYPRYVNPDGVEIAPAVYGDIYGYGYAPYGAYSPASSPVPTVDGQMFGQHYQYPTSYYQPPTPVPSTTQGDLQPSANPEKPTAKADPAKTTTNGASNGTVHSNSGTVPLGSSQQNSSLTPDGTYRAPLLGGVPSAGYLDSTYGYDSTGAHFAWYDGSAYTNGQQRTTTTNHMSPSTFSNGSSARTQNKGPAPQQTAMNNRRPTTTTVSTAPTYPNRMYPSTRSYSQYGNSFKTGLSYGTNGYGSNGYGSNGYDSRLYGRWGLSMDNRYKPRGRGNGYYGFGNESQDGTIELNRGPRSGRFKNQKLFGHTVTIAVKGQSLPPSDGKNTTDVPDRTQFNRDDFPVQYDDAKFFIIKSYSEDDIHKSIKYNVWASTTNGNKKLDAAYQEAQAKSSKCPIFLFFSVNTSGQFVGVAEMTGAVDFEKTLEYWQQDKWNGSLALKWHIVKDVPNNILKHIILENNENKPVTNSRDTQEVNLEQGMQMLKIFKEHVSKTSILDDFAFYENRQKLMQEKRVKQQQIQKQVWDSRAPNSVAGEKQQETANVKPKLLVANGINGELKVPAENGTAPVVTYAAKVAQTAATEKPVLANGTTVKAG
- the LOC102715747 gene encoding YTH domain-containing protein ECT4-like isoform X3, with the protein product MAAVAPPQVPAAAPAPAAAAAPASVPAAAAAPAADPTDLLQKLSLDSQPKAVDATAEPAGAKKQGPAASQPLSVSIPPERSITPVLQDFMDPNMFYLPAYYYGGYDGSVSEWDDYPRYVNPDGVEIAPAVYGDIYGYGYAPYGAYSPASSPVPTVDGQMFGQHYQYPTSYYQPPTPVPSTTQGDLQPSANPEKPTAKADPAKTTTNGASNGTVHSNSGTVPLGSSQQNSSLTPDGTYRAPLLGGVPSAGYLDSTYGYDSTGAHFAWYDGSAYTNGQQRTTTTNHMSPSTFSNGSSARTQNKGPAPQQTAMNNRRPTTTTVSTAPTYPNRMYPSTRSYSQYGNSFKTGLSYGTNGYGSNGYGSNGYDSRLYGRWGLSMDNRYKPRGRGNGYYGFGNESQDGTIELNRGPRSGRFKNQKLFGHTVTIAVKGQSLPPSDGKNTTDVPDRTQFNRDDFPVQYDDAKFFIIKSYSEDDIHKSIKYNVWASTTNGNKKLDAAYQEAQAKSSKCPIFLFFSVNTSGQFVGVAEMTGAVDFEKTLEYWQQDKWNGSLALKWHIVKDVPNNILKHIILENNENKPVTNSRDTQEVNLEQGMQMLKIFKEHVSKTSILDDFAFYENRQKLMQEKRVKQQQIQKQVWDSRAPNSVAGEKQQETANVKPKLLVANGINGELKVPAENGTAPVVTYAAKVAQTAATEKPVLANGTTVKAG
- the LOC102715747 gene encoding YTH domain-containing protein ECT4-like isoform X1, with the translated sequence MAAVAPPQVPAAAPAPAAAAAPASVPAAAAAPAADQATDLLQKLSLDSQPKAVDATAEPAGAKKQGPAASQPLSVSIPPERSITPVLQDFMDPNMFYLPAYYYGGYDGSVSEWDDYPRYVNPDGVEIAPAVYGDIYGYGYAPYGAYSPASSPVPTVDGQMFGQHYQYPTSYYQPPTPVPSTTQGDLQPSANPEKPTAKADPAKTTTNGASNGTVHSNSGTVPLGSSQQNSSLTPDGTYRAPLLGGVPSAGYLDSTYGYDSTGAHFAWYDGSAYTNGQQRTTTTNHMSPSTFSNGSSARTQNKGPAPQQTAMNNRRPTTTTVSTAPTYPNRMYPSTRSYSQYGNSFKTGLSYGTNGYGSNGYGSNGYDSRLYGRWGLSMDNRYKPRGRGNGYYGFGNESQDGTIELNRGPRSGRFKNQKLFGHTVTIAVKGQSLPPSDGKNTTDVPDRTQFNRDDFPVQYDDAKFFIIKSYSEDDIHKSIKYNVWASTTNGNKKLDAAYQEAQAKSSKCPIFLFFSVNTSGQFVGVAEMTGAVDFEKTLEYWQQDKWNGSLALKWHIVKDVPNNILKHIILENNENKPVTNSRDTQEVNLEQGMQMLKIFKEHVSKTSILDDFAFYENRQKLMQEKRVKQQQIQKQVWDSRAPNSVAGEKQQETANVKPKLLVANGINGELKVPAENGTAPVVTYAAKVAQTAATEKPVLANGTTVKAG